In Drosophila santomea strain STO CAGO 1482 chromosome 2L, Prin_Dsan_1.1, whole genome shotgun sequence, a single window of DNA contains:
- the LOC120454328 gene encoding leucine-rich repeat-containing protein 4B isoform X4, with protein sequence MRPGRTTTALPAGSTPLLLLLLLPLILGRLHLAHAQCPWQRDVPDLQTSCICAYNLGRELSVQCDQVDFSQLLAAMNTHARLKPVDLLYVNNSTISELPNAVFSNLSLHNVQLSSCGIQRIATGAFKGQESVLRNLNLQDNLLADVPVEALKVLGKLNLLDLSKNQLTHIPDDAFVGLTKLSTLKLNDNNVTLASNAFRGLEQSLKNLNLKGTKQRKVPECIRGLKSLAFLDLSQNGIKELPGAGGIRVFDGLDALTALNLERNLIQSIGETAFAGVRKTLSSLSLLNNLLAEFPIGAVHSLKELRVLDIGFNLLTSLPEAAFRGNPGITLLALDGNPLSSVPEGAFAHLNATLRGLSLGGRFLHCDCKLRWVAEWIRNGDLQVTSRERNPQFCGTPPRFRDRGFYSIQPEELSCPDIADAALRGPVGLADNLKPTLPSSPDSVEYETDTGTGTGTVGTGTGTGTAASAPVTSSVSSSTSTTTPTTTTTTTTAEPTTRRSTTRPPTKSTTTISASTASPAASAPVNGTGTVQATSITTSSSSSSSSSSSTSTSTGHGNGKQAPGWRQGVTNGNGNGAGAGGLHKPQRPPLVLGYPPQRGTRIDDANEVQVKHAFRQDSSVIIQWDSDTANILGFRVVYRLFGEKAFKQGPPLESSEREFKIKNVPAQECIIVCVISLEELHVTPETVPYQQCREVRTVASQASNMDKITIAASAAICGTIIVAVIVFIAASRRSRKLQSSQQKSPLPIGGLPVNCCGPTGSPGPLGSIATLSAFNNHKEWDQVSAYSGRSIPRPRIYPVEQPDDMRSHFSGMPGKVGKSSQMSL encoded by the exons ATGAGACCAGGCCGAACGACAACAGCTTTACCAGCAGGGAGCACgcccctgctcctgctcctgctacTGCCACTCATCCTGGGCAGGCTCCACTTGGCCCACGCCCAGTGTCCTTGGCAGAGGGATGTGCCCGACCTGCAGACGAGCTGCATCTGCGCCTACAATCTGGGCAGGGAGCTATCAGTGCAATGCGATCAG GTGGACTTTTCGCAACTCCTGGCTGCGATGAACACCCACGCCCGCCTGAAGCCCGTGGATTTGCTGTACGTGAACAACTCTACGATTTCCGAGTTGCCCAATGCCGTTTTCAGCAATTTGAGCCTGCACAATGTGCAGCTCTCGAGCTGCGGCATCCAGAGGATTGCGACGGGTGCCTTTAAGGGGCAGGAGTCGGTGCTGCGGAATCTCAATCTGCAGGACAATCTGCTGGCCGACGTGCCAGTTGAGGCGCTCAAGGTGCTGGGCAAGCTGAATCTGCTGGATTTGTCCAAAAATCAGCTCACTCACATTCCCGACGACGCCTTTGTGGGCCTGACAAAGCTCTCCACCCTCAAGCTCAACGATAACAATGTCACCCTGGCCAGCAATGCATTCAGGGGCCTGGAGCAGAGCCTGAAGAACCTGAATCTGAAGGGCACCAAGCAGCGAAAGGTGCCGGAATGTATCAGGGGTCTGAAGAGCCTAGCCTTCCTGGATCTCTCCCAGAATGGCATCAAAGAACTGCCGGGTGCGGGCGGCATTCGGGTGTTCGATGGTCTGGACGCTCTGACTGCCCTAAATCTGGAACGGAATCTCATCCAGAGCATTGGCGAAACAGCATTTGCTGGCGTGCGAAAAACACTGAGCTCGCTGAGTTTGCTCAACAATCTGCTGGCGGAATTTCCCATTGGAGCCGTGCACTCGCTGAAGGAGCTGCGTGTCCTGGACATTGGCTTCAATCTGCTGACCAGCCTGCCGGAGGCCGCCTTCCGGGGCAATCCGGGCATCACCCTGCTGGCCCTGGACGGAAATCCACTGAGCAGCGTGCCCGAAGGCGCCTTCGCCCACCTGAATGCCACACTCCGCGGACTCTCCCTCGGCGGCAGGTTCCTCCACTGCGACTGCAAGCTGCGTTGGGTGGCCGAGTGGATTCGCAACGGCGACTTGCAG GTTACATCGCGCGAACGGAATCCCCAGTTCTGTGGCACCCCACCACGCTTCCGGGACCGAGGCTTCTACTCCATTCAGCCGGAGGAGCTCAGCTGCCCGGACATTGCCGATGCGGCCCTCCGTGGACCCGTCGGCCTCGCCGATAACCTGAAACCCACGCTGCCATCGTCGCCCGACTCCGTGGAATATGAAACTGACACGGGCACGGGCACGGGTACAGTGGGCACTGGGACTGGCACTGGCACGGCAGCCTCGGCTCCGGTGACCAGTAGTGTGAGCAGCTCCACCTCGACAACGACAcccacaacaaccacaacgacAACCACAGCGGAGCCAACGACCAGGAGGAGCACG ACGCGTCCGCCGACCAAGTCGACTACAACGATATCGGCCAGCACAGCCTCGCCAGCTGCCAGTGCGCCGGTGAATGGAACGGGCACAGTTCAGGCCACCTCCATCACGAcgagcagcagctcctcctcctcctcctcatcctccacgtccacgtccacggGTCACGGCAATGGCAAGCAGGCGCCCGGCTGGCGCCAAGGAGTGaccaatggcaatggcaatggtgcaggagcaggagggCTCCACAAGCCGCAGAGGCCACCGCTGGTCCTGGGCTATCCACCGCAGCGGGGCACTCGCATCGACGATGCCAACGAGGTGCAGGTGAAGCACGCGTTCCGCCAGGACAGCTCCGTGATCATCCAGTGGGACTCGGACACGGCGAATATCCTGGGATTCCGCGTGGTCTATCGCCTGTTCGGCGAGAAGGCCTTCAAGCAGGGACCACCGCTGGAGTCCAGCGAGCGCGAGTTCAAGATCAAGAATGTCCCCGCCCAGGAGTGCATCATCGTGTGCGTCATCtcgctggaggagctgcacGTGACCCCCGAAACGGTTCCCTACCAGCAGTGCCGCGAAGTTCGCACTGTCGCCTCGCAGGCCTCCAACATGGACAAGATAACGATTGCGGCCAGTGCGGCCATTTGTGGCACCATCATTGTGGCCGTGATTGTCTTCATCGCTGCCAGCAG ACGCTCCCGCAAACTGCAGAGCAGCCAGCAGAAGAGTCCGCTGCCAATTGGAGGTCTGCCCGTTAATTGCTGCGGTCCGACCGGTTCACCTGGACCACTTGGCTCCATTGCAACGCTATCGGCATTTAACAATCACAAG GAATGGGATCAAGTGTCGGCCTACAGTGGTCGCTCGATACCGCGGCCGCGCATCTATCCCGTGGAGCAGCCGGACGACATGAGGAGCCACTTCTCCGGAATGCCCGGCAAGGTGGGCAAATCGAG
- the LOC120454328 gene encoding leucine-rich repeat and fibronectin type-III domain-containing protein 2 isoform X1, with protein sequence MRPGRTTTALPAGSTPLLLLLLLPLILGRLHLAHAQCPWQRDVPDLQTSCICAYNLGRELSVQCDQVDFSQLLAAMNTHARLKPVDLLYVNNSTISELPNAVFSNLSLHNVQLSSCGIQRIATGAFKGQESVLRNLNLQDNLLADVPVEALKVLGKLNLLDLSKNQLTHIPDDAFVGLTKLSTLKLNDNNVTLASNAFRGLEQSLKNLNLKGTKQRKVPECIRGLKSLAFLDLSQNGIKELPGAGGIRVFDGLDALTALNLERNLIQSIGETAFAGVRKTLSSLSLLNNLLAEFPIGAVHSLKELRVLDIGFNLLTSLPEAAFRGNPGITLLALDGNPLSSVPEGAFAHLNATLRGLSLGGRFLHCDCKLRWVAEWIRNGDLQVTSRERNPQFCGTPPRFRDRGFYSIQPEELSCPDIADAALRGPVGLADNLKPTLPSSPDSVEYETDTGTGTGTVGTGTGTGTAASAPVTSSVSSSTSTTTPTTTTTTTTAEPTTRRSTTRPPTKSTTTISASTASPAASAPVNGTGTVQATSITTSSSSSSSSSSSTSTSTGHGNGKQAPGWRQGVTNGNGNGAGAGGLHKPQRPPLVLGYPPQRGTRIDDANEVQVKHAFRQDSSVIIQWDSDTANILGFRVVYRLFGEKAFKQGPPLESSEREFKIKNVPAQECIIVCVISLEELHVTPETVPYQQCREVRTVASQASNMDKITIAASAAICGTIIVAVIVFIAASRRSRKLQSSQQKSPLPIGGLPVNCCGPTGSPGPLGSIATLSAFNNHKEWDQVSAYSGRSIPRPRIYPVEQPDDMRSHFSGMPGKVGKSSRSLADGQSQHSFSNNSHRGYLGSAFPSNLVNSRPELRQSRQSLAAASERMSRASYAGSIHGGNGGGGGLGGNGGGGGGNGLPVSSLMAMSGMVGGGGPASIASSARRSRPRSRSREQLNTTHIHNHRPGSRYSQAGSTHTLNNYCDTSDNWTDHDMDIYMARNPTTRNGLVPL encoded by the exons ATGAGACCAGGCCGAACGACAACAGCTTTACCAGCAGGGAGCACgcccctgctcctgctcctgctacTGCCACTCATCCTGGGCAGGCTCCACTTGGCCCACGCCCAGTGTCCTTGGCAGAGGGATGTGCCCGACCTGCAGACGAGCTGCATCTGCGCCTACAATCTGGGCAGGGAGCTATCAGTGCAATGCGATCAG GTGGACTTTTCGCAACTCCTGGCTGCGATGAACACCCACGCCCGCCTGAAGCCCGTGGATTTGCTGTACGTGAACAACTCTACGATTTCCGAGTTGCCCAATGCCGTTTTCAGCAATTTGAGCCTGCACAATGTGCAGCTCTCGAGCTGCGGCATCCAGAGGATTGCGACGGGTGCCTTTAAGGGGCAGGAGTCGGTGCTGCGGAATCTCAATCTGCAGGACAATCTGCTGGCCGACGTGCCAGTTGAGGCGCTCAAGGTGCTGGGCAAGCTGAATCTGCTGGATTTGTCCAAAAATCAGCTCACTCACATTCCCGACGACGCCTTTGTGGGCCTGACAAAGCTCTCCACCCTCAAGCTCAACGATAACAATGTCACCCTGGCCAGCAATGCATTCAGGGGCCTGGAGCAGAGCCTGAAGAACCTGAATCTGAAGGGCACCAAGCAGCGAAAGGTGCCGGAATGTATCAGGGGTCTGAAGAGCCTAGCCTTCCTGGATCTCTCCCAGAATGGCATCAAAGAACTGCCGGGTGCGGGCGGCATTCGGGTGTTCGATGGTCTGGACGCTCTGACTGCCCTAAATCTGGAACGGAATCTCATCCAGAGCATTGGCGAAACAGCATTTGCTGGCGTGCGAAAAACACTGAGCTCGCTGAGTTTGCTCAACAATCTGCTGGCGGAATTTCCCATTGGAGCCGTGCACTCGCTGAAGGAGCTGCGTGTCCTGGACATTGGCTTCAATCTGCTGACCAGCCTGCCGGAGGCCGCCTTCCGGGGCAATCCGGGCATCACCCTGCTGGCCCTGGACGGAAATCCACTGAGCAGCGTGCCCGAAGGCGCCTTCGCCCACCTGAATGCCACACTCCGCGGACTCTCCCTCGGCGGCAGGTTCCTCCACTGCGACTGCAAGCTGCGTTGGGTGGCCGAGTGGATTCGCAACGGCGACTTGCAG GTTACATCGCGCGAACGGAATCCCCAGTTCTGTGGCACCCCACCACGCTTCCGGGACCGAGGCTTCTACTCCATTCAGCCGGAGGAGCTCAGCTGCCCGGACATTGCCGATGCGGCCCTCCGTGGACCCGTCGGCCTCGCCGATAACCTGAAACCCACGCTGCCATCGTCGCCCGACTCCGTGGAATATGAAACTGACACGGGCACGGGCACGGGTACAGTGGGCACTGGGACTGGCACTGGCACGGCAGCCTCGGCTCCGGTGACCAGTAGTGTGAGCAGCTCCACCTCGACAACGACAcccacaacaaccacaacgacAACCACAGCGGAGCCAACGACCAGGAGGAGCACG ACGCGTCCGCCGACCAAGTCGACTACAACGATATCGGCCAGCACAGCCTCGCCAGCTGCCAGTGCGCCGGTGAATGGAACGGGCACAGTTCAGGCCACCTCCATCACGAcgagcagcagctcctcctcctcctcctcatcctccacgtccacgtccacggGTCACGGCAATGGCAAGCAGGCGCCCGGCTGGCGCCAAGGAGTGaccaatggcaatggcaatggtgcaggagcaggagggCTCCACAAGCCGCAGAGGCCACCGCTGGTCCTGGGCTATCCACCGCAGCGGGGCACTCGCATCGACGATGCCAACGAGGTGCAGGTGAAGCACGCGTTCCGCCAGGACAGCTCCGTGATCATCCAGTGGGACTCGGACACGGCGAATATCCTGGGATTCCGCGTGGTCTATCGCCTGTTCGGCGAGAAGGCCTTCAAGCAGGGACCACCGCTGGAGTCCAGCGAGCGCGAGTTCAAGATCAAGAATGTCCCCGCCCAGGAGTGCATCATCGTGTGCGTCATCtcgctggaggagctgcacGTGACCCCCGAAACGGTTCCCTACCAGCAGTGCCGCGAAGTTCGCACTGTCGCCTCGCAGGCCTCCAACATGGACAAGATAACGATTGCGGCCAGTGCGGCCATTTGTGGCACCATCATTGTGGCCGTGATTGTCTTCATCGCTGCCAGCAG ACGCTCCCGCAAACTGCAGAGCAGCCAGCAGAAGAGTCCGCTGCCAATTGGAGGTCTGCCCGTTAATTGCTGCGGTCCGACCGGTTCACCTGGACCACTTGGCTCCATTGCAACGCTATCGGCATTTAACAATCACAAG GAATGGGATCAAGTGTCGGCCTACAGTGGTCGCTCGATACCGCGGCCGCGCATCTATCCCGTGGAGCAGCCGGACGACATGAGGAGCCACTTCTCCGGAATGCCCGGCAAGGTGGGCAAATCGAG TAGATCCCTGGCGGACGGACAGTCGCAGCACAGCTTCTCGAACAACTCGCACCGCGGCTACTTGGGCAGCGCCTTCCCCTCGAACCTGGTCAACTCCCGGCCGGAACTGCGGCAATCCCGCCAATCCCTGGCCGCCGCCTCGGAGCGCATGTCGCGTGCCTCCTATGCGGGCTCCATTCACGGCGGCAacggaggaggcggtggcctGGGCGGCAACGGAggaggtggcggtggcaacGGACTGCCCGTGAGCAGCCTGATGGCCATGAGCGGAATGGTGGGCGGCGGCGGACCGGCCAGCATCGCCTCCAGTGCCCGGAGATCGCGACCGCGCTCCAGATCCCGCGAGCAGCTGAACACCACCCACATACACAACCATCGACCGGGAAGTCG ATACTCGCAGGCGGGATCGACGCACACGCTGAACAACTACTGCGATACATCGGACAACTGGACGGATCACGACATGGACATCTATATGGCCCGCAATCCGACGACGCGCAACGGTTTAGTGCCATTATGA
- the LOC120454328 gene encoding leucine-rich repeat and fibronectin type-III domain-containing protein 2 isoform X2, which produces MRPGRTTTALPAGSTPLLLLLLLPLILGRLHLAHAQCPWQRDVPDLQTSCICAYNLGRELSVQCDQVDFSQLLAAMNTHARLKPVDLLYVNNSTISELPNAVFSNLSLHNVQLSSCGIQRIATGAFKGQESVLRNLNLQDNLLADVPVEALKVLGKLNLLDLSKNQLTHIPDDAFVGLTKLSTLKLNDNNVTLASNAFRGLEQSLKNLNLKGTKQRKVPECIRGLKSLAFLDLSQNGIKELPGAGGIRVFDGLDALTALNLERNLIQSIGETAFAGVRKTLSSLSLLNNLLAEFPIGAVHSLKELRVLDIGFNLLTSLPEAAFRGNPGITLLALDGNPLSSVPEGAFAHLNATLRGLSLGGRFLHCDCKLRWVAEWIRNGDLQVTSRERNPQFCGTPPRFRDRGFYSIQPEELSCPDIADAALRGPVGLADNLKPTLPSSPDSVEYETDTGTGTGTVGTGTGTGTAASAPVTSSVSSSTSTTTPTTTTTTTTAEPTTRRSTTRPPTKSTTTISASTASPAASAPVNGTGTVQATSITTSSSSSSSSSSSTSTSTGHGNGKQAPGWRQGVTNGNGNGAGAGGLHKPQRPPLVLGYPPQRGTRIDDANEVQVKHAFRQDSSVIIQWDSDTANILGFRVVYRLFGEKAFKQGPPLESSEREFKIKNVPAQECIIVCVISLEELHVTPETVPYQQCREVRTVASQASNMDKITIAASAAICGTIIVAVIVFIAASRRSRKLQSSQQKSPLPIGGLPVNCCGPTGSPGPLGSIATLSAFNNHKEWDQVSAYSGRSIPRPRIYPVEQPDDMRSHFSGMPGKVGKSRSLADGQSQHSFSNNSHRGYLGSAFPSNLVNSRPELRQSRQSLAAASERMSRASYAGSIHGGNGGGGGLGGNGGGGGGNGLPVSSLMAMSGMVGGGGPASIASSARRSRPRSRSREQLNTTHIHNHRPGSRYSQAGSTHTLNNYCDTSDNWTDHDMDIYMARNPTTRNGLVPL; this is translated from the exons ATGAGACCAGGCCGAACGACAACAGCTTTACCAGCAGGGAGCACgcccctgctcctgctcctgctacTGCCACTCATCCTGGGCAGGCTCCACTTGGCCCACGCCCAGTGTCCTTGGCAGAGGGATGTGCCCGACCTGCAGACGAGCTGCATCTGCGCCTACAATCTGGGCAGGGAGCTATCAGTGCAATGCGATCAG GTGGACTTTTCGCAACTCCTGGCTGCGATGAACACCCACGCCCGCCTGAAGCCCGTGGATTTGCTGTACGTGAACAACTCTACGATTTCCGAGTTGCCCAATGCCGTTTTCAGCAATTTGAGCCTGCACAATGTGCAGCTCTCGAGCTGCGGCATCCAGAGGATTGCGACGGGTGCCTTTAAGGGGCAGGAGTCGGTGCTGCGGAATCTCAATCTGCAGGACAATCTGCTGGCCGACGTGCCAGTTGAGGCGCTCAAGGTGCTGGGCAAGCTGAATCTGCTGGATTTGTCCAAAAATCAGCTCACTCACATTCCCGACGACGCCTTTGTGGGCCTGACAAAGCTCTCCACCCTCAAGCTCAACGATAACAATGTCACCCTGGCCAGCAATGCATTCAGGGGCCTGGAGCAGAGCCTGAAGAACCTGAATCTGAAGGGCACCAAGCAGCGAAAGGTGCCGGAATGTATCAGGGGTCTGAAGAGCCTAGCCTTCCTGGATCTCTCCCAGAATGGCATCAAAGAACTGCCGGGTGCGGGCGGCATTCGGGTGTTCGATGGTCTGGACGCTCTGACTGCCCTAAATCTGGAACGGAATCTCATCCAGAGCATTGGCGAAACAGCATTTGCTGGCGTGCGAAAAACACTGAGCTCGCTGAGTTTGCTCAACAATCTGCTGGCGGAATTTCCCATTGGAGCCGTGCACTCGCTGAAGGAGCTGCGTGTCCTGGACATTGGCTTCAATCTGCTGACCAGCCTGCCGGAGGCCGCCTTCCGGGGCAATCCGGGCATCACCCTGCTGGCCCTGGACGGAAATCCACTGAGCAGCGTGCCCGAAGGCGCCTTCGCCCACCTGAATGCCACACTCCGCGGACTCTCCCTCGGCGGCAGGTTCCTCCACTGCGACTGCAAGCTGCGTTGGGTGGCCGAGTGGATTCGCAACGGCGACTTGCAG GTTACATCGCGCGAACGGAATCCCCAGTTCTGTGGCACCCCACCACGCTTCCGGGACCGAGGCTTCTACTCCATTCAGCCGGAGGAGCTCAGCTGCCCGGACATTGCCGATGCGGCCCTCCGTGGACCCGTCGGCCTCGCCGATAACCTGAAACCCACGCTGCCATCGTCGCCCGACTCCGTGGAATATGAAACTGACACGGGCACGGGCACGGGTACAGTGGGCACTGGGACTGGCACTGGCACGGCAGCCTCGGCTCCGGTGACCAGTAGTGTGAGCAGCTCCACCTCGACAACGACAcccacaacaaccacaacgacAACCACAGCGGAGCCAACGACCAGGAGGAGCACG ACGCGTCCGCCGACCAAGTCGACTACAACGATATCGGCCAGCACAGCCTCGCCAGCTGCCAGTGCGCCGGTGAATGGAACGGGCACAGTTCAGGCCACCTCCATCACGAcgagcagcagctcctcctcctcctcctcatcctccacgtccacgtccacggGTCACGGCAATGGCAAGCAGGCGCCCGGCTGGCGCCAAGGAGTGaccaatggcaatggcaatggtgcaggagcaggagggCTCCACAAGCCGCAGAGGCCACCGCTGGTCCTGGGCTATCCACCGCAGCGGGGCACTCGCATCGACGATGCCAACGAGGTGCAGGTGAAGCACGCGTTCCGCCAGGACAGCTCCGTGATCATCCAGTGGGACTCGGACACGGCGAATATCCTGGGATTCCGCGTGGTCTATCGCCTGTTCGGCGAGAAGGCCTTCAAGCAGGGACCACCGCTGGAGTCCAGCGAGCGCGAGTTCAAGATCAAGAATGTCCCCGCCCAGGAGTGCATCATCGTGTGCGTCATCtcgctggaggagctgcacGTGACCCCCGAAACGGTTCCCTACCAGCAGTGCCGCGAAGTTCGCACTGTCGCCTCGCAGGCCTCCAACATGGACAAGATAACGATTGCGGCCAGTGCGGCCATTTGTGGCACCATCATTGTGGCCGTGATTGTCTTCATCGCTGCCAGCAG ACGCTCCCGCAAACTGCAGAGCAGCCAGCAGAAGAGTCCGCTGCCAATTGGAGGTCTGCCCGTTAATTGCTGCGGTCCGACCGGTTCACCTGGACCACTTGGCTCCATTGCAACGCTATCGGCATTTAACAATCACAAG GAATGGGATCAAGTGTCGGCCTACAGTGGTCGCTCGATACCGCGGCCGCGCATCTATCCCGTGGAGCAGCCGGACGACATGAGGAGCCACTTCTCCGGAATGCCCGGCAAGGTGGGCAAATCGAG ATCCCTGGCGGACGGACAGTCGCAGCACAGCTTCTCGAACAACTCGCACCGCGGCTACTTGGGCAGCGCCTTCCCCTCGAACCTGGTCAACTCCCGGCCGGAACTGCGGCAATCCCGCCAATCCCTGGCCGCCGCCTCGGAGCGCATGTCGCGTGCCTCCTATGCGGGCTCCATTCACGGCGGCAacggaggaggcggtggcctGGGCGGCAACGGAggaggtggcggtggcaacGGACTGCCCGTGAGCAGCCTGATGGCCATGAGCGGAATGGTGGGCGGCGGCGGACCGGCCAGCATCGCCTCCAGTGCCCGGAGATCGCGACCGCGCTCCAGATCCCGCGAGCAGCTGAACACCACCCACATACACAACCATCGACCGGGAAGTCG ATACTCGCAGGCGGGATCGACGCACACGCTGAACAACTACTGCGATACATCGGACAACTGGACGGATCACGACATGGACATCTATATGGCCCGCAATCCGACGACGCGCAACGGTTTAGTGCCATTATGA